The following coding sequences lie in one Glycine max cultivar Williams 82 chromosome 19, Glycine_max_v4.0, whole genome shotgun sequence genomic window:
- the LOC113000406 gene encoding uncharacterized mitochondrial protein AtMg00820-like, with amino-acid sequence MVETAHTLLLNENLLVHFWGYAVLTDSYLINRITSLTLDNKIHLFIISSVMSSLSSIAISKNFHEALDHPGWRQAMIVEMQTLEHNGTWELVPLFHGKKTVGCRWVYAIKVVLNGEVDYLKARLVAKGYSQIYGLDNSGTFSSVAKITTI; translated from the exons ATGGTTGAGACTGCTCACACCTTATTGCTTAATGAAAATCTACTTGTTCACTTTTGGGGTTATGCAGTCCTCACTGATAGCTATCTCATAAATAGAATAACCTCTTTAACACTTGATAATAAGattcatcttttcattatcTCTTCAGTAAT GTCTTCCTTGTCTTCTATTGCTATTTCCAAAAACTTTCATGAGGCACTTGATCATCCAGGATGGCGACAAGCCATGATTGTTGAAATGCAAACTCTTGAACACAATGGTACATGGGAGTTGGTTCCTCTCTTTCATGGAAAGAAAACAGTTGGGTGTAGATGGGTATATGCTATCAAAGTTGTTCTTAATGGTGAAGTTGATTATCTTAAGGCCCGATTAGTAGCCAAAGGATATTCCCAAATCTATGGTCTTGACAATAGTGGCACTTTTTCTTCTGTGGCCAAAATCACTACTATCTAG
- the LOC102665006 gene encoding uncharacterized mitochondrial protein AtMg00810-like, translated as MANQGEPYSNSERYRRLIGKLNYLTITRLDISFAVQFMQAPHVDDWKFVIRILEFIKKALGQGFLYEDKGNTQIFGYCDGDWAGCPIGRKSTTGYCVFIRGNIISWKSKKQDIVAQSNAFAEYRAMAITTCELVWIKQLLQELQFCEVKQMKLYCDNDSSSHCFRSYVS; from the coding sequence ATGGCAAACCAAGGTGAACCATATTCAAATTCAGAAAGATATAGAAGACTAATTGGAAAGCTCAATTATCTCACAATTACAAGACTTGACATCTCCTTTGCAGTTCAGTTCATGCAGGCTCCTcatgttgatgactggaaatttgtgATTCGCATTCTCGAGTTCATTAAAAAGGCTCTAGGACAAGGATTTTTATATGAGGACAAAGGAAATACCCAAATTTTTGGGTATTGTGATGGTGATTGGGCTGGATGCCCCATAGGAAGAAAGTCCACTACTGGATATTGTGTATTCATTAGAGGCAATATTATCTCTTGGAAGAGCAAGAAACAAGACATTGTTGCTCAGTCCAATGCATTCGCAGAATATAGGGCCATGGCCATAACCACTTGTGAGTTAGTTTGGATCAAACAACTTCTTCAAGAGTTGCAATTTTGTGAGGTTAAACAAATGAAGTTATATTGTGACAACGACAGTTCTTCACATTGCTTCCGATCATATGTTTCATGa
- the LOC102670217 gene encoding uncharacterized protein, which yields MPSTLQSFKLLATRCATTTATQSPTASPVVLRRRRRKTLRMFLHDPPETADKDIRVRSKLKDLLLSSPPPPPMIKKRQEREGLLPGGGGGGFGFRLRSGSGFRRGGAASLRLRLLRRAWRPVLQSIPE from the coding sequence ATGCCTTCCACCCTTCAAAGTTTCAAGCTCCTTGCCACTCGCTGCGCTACCACCACCGCCACCCAAAGCCCCACCGCGAGCCCCGTCGTcctccgccgccgccgccgcaaGACCCTTCGCATGTTCCTCCACGACCCGCCGGAAACCGCCGACAAAGACATTAGAGTCCGCTCAAAGCTCAAGGATTTGCTCCTCTCCTCGCCGCCACCGCCGCCGATGATCAAGAAACGCCAAGAGCGGGAGGGGCTGCTCCCcggtggcggcggcggcggcttCGGGTTCCGATTACGAAGCGGTTCCGGTTTCCGGCGCGGCGGCGCCGCCTCACTCAGGCTTAGACTGCTGAGAAGAGCTTGGCGACCTGTGCTCCAATCCATCCCTGAGTAG